From the Microbacterium sp. W4I4 genome, one window contains:
- a CDS encoding TetR/AcrR family transcriptional regulator produces the protein MARPTGPRGPYAKSKARRDAVAGVVLDLVEEFGHRAVTSAEVAERAGMSEATVLYHFPSKEHLLAAALKAHDDRERERTAGLAHYELAGTLAKAGVERQNTVRLYVAMAAEASDPEHPAHTFFVRRYAAIIDSYANEVKLRQARGLADPALDPTEVGRQIIAMWDGLQAQWLIAPTFDIANALDRAMRVLTRRDDVVVGAP, from the coding sequence ATGGCACGCCCCACCGGCCCCCGCGGCCCTTACGCCAAGAGCAAGGCAAGACGAGATGCAGTTGCCGGCGTCGTACTGGATCTGGTCGAGGAGTTCGGTCACCGAGCCGTGACTTCCGCAGAGGTGGCCGAGCGGGCCGGCATGAGCGAGGCGACAGTTCTCTATCACTTTCCGAGCAAAGAGCATCTGCTCGCAGCCGCACTGAAGGCGCATGACGATCGCGAGCGCGAGCGCACCGCCGGGTTGGCGCATTACGAGCTGGCCGGCACGCTCGCCAAGGCGGGAGTTGAACGACAGAACACAGTGCGGCTCTACGTCGCGATGGCGGCCGAGGCGAGCGACCCGGAGCACCCCGCACACACGTTCTTCGTTCGTCGCTATGCGGCGATCATCGACTCCTACGCGAACGAGGTGAAGCTGCGGCAGGCTCGCGGGCTCGCCGACCCCGCTCTCGACCCGACTGAAGTCGGTCGGCAGATCATCGCAATGTGGGACGGTTTGCAGGCGCAATGGCTGATAGCCCCAACGTTCGATATTGCAAATGCCTTGGATCGCGCCATGCGAGTGCTGACTCGCCGAGATGATGTGGTCGTGGGGGCTCCGTAA